A stretch of Xanthocytophaga agilis DNA encodes these proteins:
- a CDS encoding phospho-sugar mutase, giving the protein METAIRQKIDTWLSGNYDADTKAYLNKLLTDNNDAELNDAFYKDLEFGTGGLRGTIGIGTNRMNQYTVGMATQGLANYLKQTYPNEEIRVAIAHDSRIKSDTFAQITADVFSANGIKVFLFPELRPTPELSFAVRELNCHSGVVITASHNPKEYNGYKAYWNDGGQVIAPHDKNIIGEVQKIKSVDEVKFAGNPDLIVKIGPELDEKYRKMILGNVVFPDVIQRQKAMKIVFTPIHGTGITQVPQVLELMGFTNVHVIEEQAKPDGTFPTVVYPNPEEHEAMSLALKKAAELDADLILATDPDSDRVGIGVKNHHGKWQLLNGNQTGSLIIYYLLQAWKQAGKITGKEFVAKTIVTTDLIDKMAADYGVECPNVLTGFKYIAAKIKAYEGEKKFIAGGEESYGYLVGDAVRDKDAIASCAIIAELVAYAKDKGISLFDMMREMYAKYGFYYETLISLTKKGQSGAEEIKQMMNNMRNNPPKTVAGSSLVRLLDYELGQDRDLINGTTKPTELEKSDVLQFITADGTKVSARPSGTEPKIKFYVSVNEPLENKEDFDAVFEKLKGKVASIVEELKLS; this is encoded by the coding sequence ATGGAAACAGCTATCCGCCAGAAAATCGACACATGGCTTAGTGGTAATTATGATGCTGATACCAAAGCATACCTGAATAAACTTCTGACTGACAATAATGATGCGGAATTGAATGATGCATTTTATAAGGATCTGGAGTTTGGTACAGGTGGATTGCGGGGTACTATTGGTATCGGAACCAACCGGATGAATCAGTATACAGTCGGAATGGCTACACAGGGATTGGCAAATTACCTGAAGCAGACCTATCCTAACGAAGAAATCCGTGTAGCTATTGCCCATGACAGTCGTATCAAGAGTGATACCTTTGCTCAGATTACTGCGGATGTATTTTCTGCCAATGGCATCAAAGTATTTCTCTTTCCGGAATTGCGTCCTACTCCTGAGTTATCCTTTGCCGTTCGTGAACTGAACTGCCATTCAGGTGTAGTGATTACAGCTTCACACAATCCGAAAGAATACAATGGTTATAAAGCTTACTGGAATGATGGAGGACAGGTAATTGCTCCACATGATAAGAATATCATCGGTGAAGTACAGAAAATCAAGTCTGTAGATGAAGTGAAGTTTGCCGGAAATCCGGATCTTATCGTGAAAATCGGACCTGAACTGGATGAAAAATACCGGAAAATGATCTTGGGTAATGTGGTGTTTCCGGATGTGATTCAACGGCAAAAAGCCATGAAGATTGTCTTCACACCTATTCATGGAACAGGTATTACGCAAGTGCCACAGGTGCTGGAGCTGATGGGTTTTACCAATGTACATGTAATAGAAGAACAGGCAAAACCAGATGGTACTTTCCCAACTGTAGTATACCCCAACCCGGAAGAGCATGAGGCAATGAGCCTGGCGTTGAAGAAGGCTGCTGAACTGGATGCGGATCTTATACTGGCTACCGATCCGGATAGTGACCGTGTTGGAATTGGGGTAAAGAACCACCATGGCAAATGGCAGTTGCTGAATGGCAACCAGACAGGTAGCCTGATCATCTACTATCTGTTACAGGCATGGAAACAGGCTGGTAAGATTACCGGAAAAGAGTTTGTTGCCAAAACCATCGTAACCACTGATCTGATTGATAAGATGGCTGCTGACTATGGGGTAGAATGTCCAAACGTGCTGACTGGATTTAAATACATTGCCGCAAAAATTAAAGCATACGAAGGAGAGAAGAAATTTATCGCAGGTGGAGAAGAAAGCTACGGATATCTGGTAGGAGATGCTGTTCGTGATAAAGATGCCATTGCATCCTGTGCGATCATTGCTGAACTAGTAGCTTATGCCAAAGATAAAGGCATTAGCTTGTTTGACATGATGCGTGAGATGTATGCCAAATATGGCTTTTACTATGAAACATTGATTTCTTTGACTAAGAAAGGTCAATCCGGAGCTGAGGAAATTAAGCAGATGATGAACAATATGCGCAACAACCCTCCTAAAACAGTAGCAGGTTCTTCATTGGTACGCCTGCTGGATTATGAACTCGGACAGGATCGCGATCTGATAAATGGAACTACCAAACCAACTGAGTTGGAAAAATCAGATGTACTGCAATTTATCACTGCTGATGGTACCAAAGTATCTGCACGCCCTTCAGGGACAGAGCCCAAAATTAAGTTTTATGTGTCTGTTAATGAGCCACTGGAAAACAAAGAAGACTTTGATGCCGTTTTTGAAAAGCTGAAAGGCAAAGTGGCAAGCATCGTAGAAGAGCTAAAGCTAAGCTAA